The Halobacterium sp. CBA1132 genome has a segment encoding these proteins:
- the dacZ gene encoding diadenylate cyclase DacZ yields the protein MARPPELLEDVLDGIDVLLVFSPSSSYYDRVKGVEGADVVVVATENAVGAETFVELPLAFDDVKERIRFGIEGALTEGAVDDGDQLGCAAPLFGDDIDMVARTKVDESRHSGIYDLFANSRAEPGVIRDVFEVAIELGQKGQKGEPVGALFVVGDAGKVMNKSRPLSYNPFEKSHVHVGDPIVNVMLKEFSRLDGAFVISDSGKIVSAYRYLEPGAEGTDIPKGLGARHMAAGAITRDTTAVAIVLSESDGLVRAFKGGELVLELDPEEY from the coding sequence ATGGCCAGGCCACCGGAACTCCTCGAGGACGTGCTCGACGGCATCGACGTGTTGCTCGTGTTCTCCCCGAGCAGCTCGTACTACGACCGCGTGAAGGGCGTCGAGGGAGCGGACGTGGTGGTCGTCGCCACGGAGAACGCCGTCGGCGCGGAGACGTTCGTCGAACTGCCGCTGGCGTTCGACGACGTCAAAGAACGCATCCGGTTCGGTATCGAGGGCGCGCTCACGGAGGGCGCCGTCGACGACGGCGACCAACTCGGCTGTGCGGCGCCGCTGTTCGGTGACGACATCGACATGGTGGCGCGCACGAAAGTCGACGAGTCCCGCCACTCGGGCATCTACGACCTGTTCGCGAACTCTCGGGCGGAACCCGGCGTCATCCGGGACGTCTTCGAGGTCGCCATCGAACTCGGGCAGAAGGGACAGAAGGGCGAACCCGTCGGCGCGCTGTTCGTCGTCGGGGACGCCGGGAAGGTGATGAACAAGTCCCGCCCGCTGTCGTACAACCCCTTCGAGAAGAGCCACGTCCACGTCGGTGACCCCATCGTGAACGTGATGCTCAAGGAGTTCTCGCGGCTGGACGGCGCGTTCGTCATCAGCGACTCCGGGAAAATCGTCTCCGCGTACCGCTACCTCGAACCCGGCGCGGAGGGCACGGACATCCCGAAGGGACTGGGCGCGCGCCACATGGCCGCGGGCGCCATCACGCGAGACACGACCGCTGTCGCCATCGTGCTCTCCGAATCCGACGGCCTCGTCCGCGCGTTCAAGGGCGGGGAACTC
- a CDS encoding winged helix-turn-helix domain-containing protein, protein MSEDTSDETAGEDQSPRDRLGEEKERAVAGFDQGVVDILSWVLDTETRARIFVYLRQHPWSTSEEVADGTGLYPSTVREALAELAEEDVVERRKRQSEGAGNNPYEYTAIAPSDLVGGVVGRVQDELNTVFNLDAHLGSNDADTADEPVRIEVEDGFEVEAEVGDTEAGVDVDVEAEAEGGDGDGGIDVDVEAEGEVDDTEAGVEGEAEVGDVDDEDEDEQRS, encoded by the coding sequence ATGTCCGAGGACACATCCGACGAGACAGCGGGGGAGGACCAGTCGCCGCGGGACCGACTCGGGGAGGAGAAAGAGCGCGCCGTCGCGGGCTTCGACCAAGGAGTCGTCGACATCCTGTCGTGGGTGCTCGACACCGAGACGCGAGCGCGCATCTTCGTCTACCTCCGCCAGCACCCGTGGAGCACCAGCGAGGAGGTCGCCGACGGCACCGGCCTCTACCCGTCGACGGTTCGGGAGGCGCTCGCGGAACTCGCCGAGGAGGACGTCGTCGAGCGCCGCAAACGACAGAGCGAGGGCGCCGGCAACAACCCCTACGAGTACACGGCCATCGCGCCGAGCGACCTCGTCGGCGGGGTCGTCGGCCGCGTCCAAGACGAACTCAACACCGTGTTCAACCTCGACGCGCACCTCGGCAGCAACGACGCCGACACCGCCGACGAACCGGTCCGCATCGAGGTCGAGGACGGCTTCGAGGTAGAAGCGGAAGTCGGCGACACGGAAGCCGGCGTCGACGTGGACGTCGAAGCCGAAGCGGAGGGCGGCGACGGCGACGGTGGCATCGACGTGGACGTCGAAGCTGAGGGCGAAGTCGACGACACGGAAGCCGGCGTCGAGGGCGAAGCAGAAGTCGGAGATGTCGACGACGAAGACGAAGACGAACAGCGCTCCTGA
- a CDS encoding TetR/AcrR family transcriptional regulator, whose protein sequence is MAAQPTDEILDATYRALCEHGFANLTVQDIADHSEKSKATIHYHYDSKHDLFTAFLDDLYGDYVDHLDSVEGETHREHLLALVEFSLAEGGDVPGIDFRTAMLEIKAQAPYEEDFRERLTKFDRYLADRIRDVVEAGVEAGEFRDVDPETTAEFLVTTIKGAHTRRVSVDHPLDRIRETLVEYVETRLVDDRTEVSA, encoded by the coding sequence ATGGCGGCGCAACCGACCGACGAGATTCTGGACGCGACGTACCGCGCGCTCTGCGAGCACGGGTTCGCGAACCTCACGGTGCAGGACATCGCGGACCACTCGGAGAAGAGCAAGGCGACGATTCACTACCACTACGACAGCAAGCACGACCTCTTCACGGCGTTCCTCGACGACCTCTACGGCGACTACGTCGACCACCTCGACAGCGTCGAGGGGGAGACCCACCGCGAGCACCTGCTCGCGCTCGTGGAGTTCTCGCTGGCGGAGGGCGGCGACGTGCCCGGCATCGACTTCCGAACGGCGATGCTCGAAATCAAGGCGCAAGCGCCCTACGAGGAGGACTTCCGGGAGCGACTCACGAAGTTCGACCGCTACCTCGCGGACCGCATCCGCGACGTCGTCGAAGCCGGCGTGGAAGCGGGCGAGTTCCGCGATGTCGACCCGGAGACGACGGCGGAGTTCCTCGTGACGACCATCAAGGGCGCGCACACGCGCCGCGTCTCCGTCGACCACCCGCTGGATAGAATCCGCGAGACGCTCGTCGAGTACGTCGAGACGCGCCTCGTCGACGACCGAACGGAGGTGTCTGCCTGA
- a CDS encoding phosphopantetheine adenylyltransferase encodes MNVALGGTFDPIHDGHRKLFERAFELGDVTVGLTSDELAAQTRSVDREVRPFEARERDLEAELAAIAGDYDSEFDVRKLESPTGIATEPPFDVLVVSPETKATGERINDIRDERGLDPLDIEVVDHVRAEDGDIISSTRIVQGEIDEHGALTADTDSP; translated from the coding sequence ATGAACGTCGCCCTCGGTGGGACGTTCGACCCGATTCACGACGGTCACCGCAAACTCTTCGAGCGCGCGTTCGAACTCGGTGACGTCACCGTCGGGTTGACCAGCGACGAACTCGCCGCACAGACGCGCAGCGTCGACCGCGAGGTCCGGCCGTTCGAGGCCCGCGAACGCGACCTCGAAGCCGAACTCGCGGCTATCGCCGGTGACTACGACAGCGAGTTCGACGTTCGGAAACTCGAATCACCGACCGGCATCGCCACGGAACCACCGTTCGACGTGCTCGTGGTCTCCCCGGAGACGAAGGCCACCGGCGAACGCATCAACGACATCCGCGACGAGCGCGGCCTCGACCCGTTGGACATCGAGGTCGTCGACCACGTCCGCGCCGAGGACGGCGACATCATCTCCTCGACGCGCATCGTGCAGGGCGAAATCGACGAACACGGCGCCCTCACCGCGGACACCGACAGTCCCTAG
- a CDS encoding MATE family efflux transporter: protein MGLRSRLDSVFKGPDEFDLTSGGVGKPLFFLALPIVVTNLFQTAYNLADTFWLGQYSTDALAAISFGFPLVFLLISLGMGVSVAGSVLVAQHTGAGEERETEYAASQTVTFAGIASLLLGGIGFIFVEDLLRLLGASADVLPLATSYLEVITLGLVFMFGFFVFIALMRGYGDTITPMLVMFGSVVLNIVLDPFLIFGWWVFPELGIQGAAVATVFSRALALVVGIAIMFEGTRGVQINLRDMAPDFGYLRRLARIGLPATVEGTGRALSMNLLLVVVALFPDPVVAAYGIGTRVFSVIFLPAIAVARGVETMTGQNIGAGNQDRAEEAAALAAKVLFVVLSVLGVVTFLVPEQIVSVFVGAGQENADQVVSVGAEFLRYVALTFGFIGIMRAYTGSFRGAGKTLTAAAISVLMLGVIRLPVAWFAAQEIGETGIWVAFAVSNVVGALVAYAWYQRGTWRDADLTESDVASPEAAATDD from the coding sequence ATGGGACTGCGCAGCCGCCTCGATTCGGTGTTCAAGGGGCCCGACGAGTTCGACCTGACCTCCGGGGGCGTCGGGAAGCCGCTGTTCTTCCTCGCGTTGCCTATCGTCGTCACGAACCTCTTCCAGACGGCGTACAACCTCGCGGACACGTTCTGGCTGGGCCAGTACAGCACGGACGCGCTCGCGGCGATTAGCTTCGGGTTCCCGCTCGTCTTCCTGCTCATCTCGCTCGGGATGGGCGTCTCGGTCGCGGGCAGCGTGCTCGTCGCCCAGCACACCGGTGCCGGCGAGGAGCGCGAGACGGAGTACGCGGCGAGTCAGACGGTGACGTTCGCCGGCATCGCCTCCCTCCTGCTCGGCGGCATCGGGTTCATCTTCGTCGAGGACCTCCTCCGCCTGCTCGGGGCGTCCGCGGACGTGTTGCCGCTGGCCACCAGCTACCTCGAAGTCATCACGCTGGGGCTGGTGTTCATGTTCGGGTTCTTCGTGTTCATCGCGCTGATGCGCGGGTACGGCGACACCATCACGCCGATGCTCGTGATGTTCGGCTCCGTCGTCCTGAACATCGTCCTCGACCCGTTCCTCATCTTCGGGTGGTGGGTGTTCCCCGAACTCGGCATTCAGGGCGCAGCCGTCGCGACGGTGTTCTCGCGAGCGCTCGCGCTGGTCGTCGGCATCGCCATCATGTTCGAGGGGACGCGCGGCGTCCAAATCAACCTCCGCGACATGGCGCCGGACTTCGGCTACCTCCGCCGACTCGCGCGCATCGGCCTCCCCGCGACCGTCGAGGGGACGGGGCGCGCGCTCTCGATGAACCTCCTGTTGGTGGTCGTGGCGCTGTTCCCCGACCCCGTGGTGGCCGCGTACGGCATCGGAACGCGAGTGTTCTCGGTCATCTTCCTGCCGGCCATCGCGGTGGCGCGCGGCGTCGAGACGATGACCGGGCAGAACATCGGCGCGGGCAATCAGGACCGCGCGGAGGAAGCCGCGGCGCTCGCCGCGAAAGTGCTGTTCGTGGTGCTGTCCGTGCTCGGGGTCGTGACGTTCCTCGTGCCCGAGCAAATCGTCTCCGTGTTCGTCGGCGCGGGCCAAGAGAACGCCGACCAAGTGGTCTCCGTGGGCGCGGAGTTCCTGCGGTACGTCGCGCTCACGTTCGGTTTCATCGGCATCATGCGGGCGTACACCGGGAGCTTCCGCGGCGCGGGGAAGACGCTCACCGCGGCTGCCATCTCCGTGCTGATGCTCGGCGTCATCCGCCTGCCGGTGGCGTGGTTCGCCGCGCAGGAAATCGGTGAGACCGGCATCTGGGTGGCGTTCGCCGTCTCGAACGTCGTCGGCGCGCTCGTCGCGTACGCGTGGTACCAGCGCGGCACGTGGCGGGACGCCGACCTCACGGAGTCCGACGTTGCCTCCCCGGAGGCCGCCGCGACCGACGACTGA